One window of the Alphaproteobacteria bacterium genome contains the following:
- a CDS encoding BLUF domain-containing protein, with product MVFRLVYSSKAVARIDDRELQRILSKARTNNPQHDLTGLLLFYEGEFLQVLEGPKDEVEALFKRISNDPRHVTVKRLDAREVHSRLFGDWSMAYVPISAEQTRKVLGTGRFFGHFSPTEAGDEHTERLTKFIVSMAEKMVKPRN from the coding sequence ATGGTCTTTAGGCTCGTCTATTCCTCGAAGGCTGTGGCTCGGATCGACGATCGCGAACTGCAACGCATTTTGTCGAAGGCGCGCACGAACAATCCGCAGCACGACTTGACCGGTTTGCTTCTGTTCTACGAAGGCGAATTTCTACAGGTTCTTGAAGGGCCGAAGGACGAAGTAGAGGCGTTGTTCAAACGAATCTCGAACGATCCCCGGCATGTCACCGTGAAGCGACTAGATGCCCGTGAAGTCCATTCCAGGTTGTTTGGCGACTGGAGTATGGCGTACGTGCCGATCTCCGCCGAGCAAACCCGAAAGGTCCTCGGCACCGGTCGGTTTTTCGGCCACTTTTCGCCGACTGAAGCGGGCGATGAGCATACCGAGCGGCTCACGAAGTTTATCGTTTCGATGGCCGAAAAAATGGTTAAGCCGCGAAACTAG
- a CDS encoding Hsp33 family molecular chaperone: MHDLGSRSEVEPDDCVYPFQIDKIGVRGRLVRLGPAIHEVLSGHQYPDAVSEYLGELVALSAALSSALKFEGVFSLQVRSNGPIRALVADFETPGSIRAYASFDRGAVETAAQDGHREIQRFFGDGFLSWIVDQGAETERHQGIVALEGSTLAECTENYFRRSEQLRAVIRVGVAREVVRGGPDQWRAGAVMVQNLAATGGKGGKKYDDQMATEEDWQHARALVGTARASELCDTLLSPSAFLRRLFHEDGVWLYESAPVMAKCRCSRERIEAVLNQFPADEVREMVLENGKIEVRCEFCNRCYHFEPDDRLNPGG; encoded by the coding sequence GTGCATGACTTAGGAAGTCGGTCCGAGGTCGAACCCGACGATTGCGTGTACCCGTTTCAGATCGACAAGATCGGCGTTCGTGGACGTCTCGTCAGACTAGGACCCGCGATTCACGAAGTATTGTCGGGCCACCAATACCCCGATGCGGTTTCCGAGTATCTGGGTGAACTTGTCGCCCTGAGTGCGGCGCTTTCCAGCGCGTTGAAATTTGAGGGTGTTTTCTCTCTCCAGGTCCGCAGCAACGGTCCAATTCGGGCGTTGGTCGCCGACTTCGAAACGCCTGGCTCGATCAGAGCCTATGCAAGTTTCGACCGTGGCGCGGTCGAGACGGCGGCGCAGGACGGACACCGCGAGATCCAGCGTTTTTTCGGTGACGGATTCTTGAGCTGGATCGTCGATCAGGGTGCCGAGACCGAGCGGCATCAAGGGATTGTCGCGCTGGAAGGCAGCACGCTGGCCGAATGCACCGAGAACTACTTTCGCCGTTCCGAGCAACTGCGTGCCGTTATCCGGGTTGGCGTCGCCCGAGAGGTGGTTCGTGGCGGACCCGATCAATGGCGGGCTGGGGCCGTTATGGTTCAAAACCTAGCTGCCACGGGCGGCAAGGGCGGCAAGAAATACGATGATCAGATGGCGACCGAAGAGGACTGGCAGCACGCACGCGCCTTGGTCGGCACGGCGCGCGCGTCTGAATTGTGCGATACGCTCCTCAGCCCTTCGGCGTTTCTTCGCCGATTGTTTCATGAAGATGGCGTCTGGCTCTATGAGTCCGCCCCGGTAATGGCCAAATGCCGCTGTTCCCGGGAAAGAATCGAAGCGGTCCTCAACCAGTTTCCCGCCGACGAAGTTCGGGAAATGGTGCTTGAGAACGGAAAGATCGAAGTGCGATGCGAATTTTGTAATCGGTGTTACCATTTCGAACCAGACGATCGCCTAAACCCGGGAGGCTAG
- a CDS encoding radical SAM protein, whose protein sequence is MSIVDQYSGAADAMKFRDPRVTVDGSARATVKLRGLETLWFNTGTLCNLTCAHCYIESSPTNDRLAYIARDEVRAFLDEIRDLGLPTREIGLTGGEPFMNPDIVGILDDILSRGFEALVLTNAMAPMRHRQADLLKLQAAYGAALSVRVSLDHYAERQHDAERGPQSWSRTTGGLQWLAENGFHVTVAGRSLWHEPEAELRAGFAALFKSLGVAIDAKDPSELIIFPEMDENAEVPEITTACWGILEVNPDAMMCASSRMVVKRKGAAAPTVVACTLLPYDTQFEIGTTLADTEASVPLNHPHCARFCVLGGGSCTA, encoded by the coding sequence ATGTCGATTGTCGATCAATATTCCGGCGCCGCGGACGCCATGAAGTTTCGCGACCCCAGGGTGACCGTAGATGGGAGCGCCCGGGCCACGGTGAAGCTCCGTGGGCTGGAGACGCTTTGGTTCAATACCGGCACGTTGTGCAATTTGACCTGCGCCCATTGCTATATCGAGTCCAGCCCCACGAACGACCGCCTCGCCTACATCGCTCGCGACGAAGTCCGCGCGTTTCTCGACGAGATCCGCGACCTCGGGCTGCCGACACGCGAAATCGGCCTCACCGGCGGCGAGCCGTTCATGAATCCCGACATCGTCGGGATCCTCGACGATATCCTCTCGCGTGGGTTCGAAGCCCTGGTCCTGACCAATGCGATGGCCCCGATGAGACATCGTCAGGCCGACCTTCTTAAACTCCAGGCGGCCTACGGCGCCGCTTTGTCGGTGCGCGTCTCCCTCGATCATTACGCGGAACGTCAACACGACGCCGAGCGCGGCCCACAATCCTGGTCCCGGACGACCGGCGGATTGCAATGGCTGGCGGAAAACGGCTTTCACGTGACCGTTGCAGGACGATCGCTCTGGCATGAACCCGAAGCCGAGCTTCGCGCCGGATTTGCCGCTCTATTCAAATCCCTCGGTGTGGCCATCGACGCAAAGGACCCAAGCGAATTGATCATCTTTCCCGAGATGGACGAGAACGCCGAGGTCCCTGAAATCACCACGGCATGCTGGGGCATCTTGGAGGTGAATCCCGACGCCATGATGTGCGCGTCCTCGCGCATGGTGGTGAAGCGAAAGGGCGCTGCGGCGCCGACGGTCGTGGCCTGCACGCTCCTCCCCTACGACACGCAGTTCGAGATTGGCACCACGTTGGCCGACACCGAAGCAAGTGTCCCCCTGAACCATCCGCACTGCGCACGCTTTTGCGTCCTTGGCGGGGGGTCGTGTACCGCCTAA
- a CDS encoding tellurite resistance TerB family protein, giving the protein MSVKQEHQALIYVMVLMSAADNDMTDKELFTIGEIVKTLPVFGGLDIEKLPDTAEACAELLSNDNGLETVLKFIAEKLPARLHETAYALACDIAAVEGRLRSEEIKLLEFLRHRLEIGRLPAAAIERGSKARYQVL; this is encoded by the coding sequence ATGTCCGTAAAACAAGAGCACCAAGCCCTCATCTACGTCATGGTGCTGATGTCGGCAGCCGACAACGACATGACCGACAAGGAGCTGTTTACGATCGGCGAAATCGTCAAAACGCTGCCGGTCTTCGGCGGCCTGGACATCGAGAAGCTGCCCGACACCGCGGAGGCCTGTGCGGAACTCCTGTCCAACGACAATGGCCTCGAAACCGTACTGAAATTCATCGCCGAAAAACTCCCCGCGCGGTTGCACGAAACGGCCTATGCATTGGCTTGCGACATCGCCGCCGTGGAAGGCCGTTTGCGTAGCGAGGAAATCAAGCTCCTCGAATTTCTCCGGCATCGCCTTGAGATCGGTCGCCTCCCGGCCGCCGCGATCGAGCGCGGCTCGAAGGCGCGCTACCAGGTTCTTTAA
- a CDS encoding lysine--tRNA ligase, translated as MPTDIQKSWPFAEARSLVERYGAEPPAKGFVLFETGYGPSGLPHIGTFGEVARTTMVRRAFAELSDIPTRLFAFSDDMDGLRKVPDNVPNRDKLEAHLGKPLTAVPDPFGTHESFGHHNNARLRAFLDRFGFEYEFQSATECYRAGQFDAVLMRMLQHYDAVTAVILPTLGAERRATYSPFLPICPKTGKVLQVPIVDKDPDAGTIVYLDDDGARVEVPVTGGHCKLQWKADWAMRWSALDVDYEMSGKDLIDSVRLSSRICKILGGKPPEGFNYELFLDENGEKISKSRGNGLTLDDWLRYASPESLSLYMFQSPRKAKRLYFDVIPRAVDEYAAFLRTFHETPDRHARLDNPVWHIHGDEAPSEDLTLSFGILLNLVSVCNTDDPAVLWGFVGRYVAGASPESHPLLDSLVTYAIAYYRDFVAPSKVFRAASERERAALQDLVAELVELTPDADAEAIQNRVYEIGKRHEYENLRDWFGVLYEVLFGQKQGPRIGSFAALYGIENFIALVRNSLEPSD; from the coding sequence GTGCCCACAGATATCCAAAAATCCTGGCCCTTTGCCGAGGCGCGTTCCCTCGTTGAACGCTATGGCGCCGAACCGCCGGCCAAAGGTTTCGTGCTGTTCGAAACCGGCTACGGCCCGTCGGGTTTGCCCCATATCGGCACTTTCGGCGAGGTGGCGCGGACGACCATGGTACGCAGGGCCTTCGCAGAACTGTCCGATATTCCAACCCGGCTATTTGCCTTCTCCGACGATATGGATGGGTTGCGAAAGGTCCCCGACAACGTCCCCAATCGCGACAAGCTCGAGGCCCATCTTGGCAAACCGCTCACCGCGGTACCCGACCCCTTCGGCACGCACGAGAGTTTCGGCCATCACAACAATGCACGGCTCCGGGCTTTCCTGGATCGGTTTGGGTTCGAGTACGAGTTCCAAAGCGCGACCGAATGCTACCGGGCCGGTCAGTTCGACGCGGTGTTGATGCGCATGTTGCAGCACTACGATGCCGTCACTGCGGTCATCCTACCGACGCTCGGTGCCGAACGGCGCGCGACCTATAGCCCCTTCCTGCCGATCTGCCCCAAGACGGGCAAGGTTCTGCAAGTGCCGATCGTCGACAAGGACCCCGACGCGGGAACGATCGTCTATCTGGACGACGACGGGGCGCGGGTCGAGGTTCCCGTAACCGGCGGTCATTGCAAGCTTCAGTGGAAGGCCGACTGGGCGATGCGATGGAGCGCGCTCGACGTCGATTACGAAATGTCGGGTAAGGACCTGATCGACTCGGTTCGTCTCTCCAGCCGAATCTGCAAGATATTGGGGGGAAAGCCGCCCGAGGGGTTCAATTACGAACTCTTCCTCGACGAGAACGGCGAGAAGATCTCGAAATCTCGCGGCAACGGCCTGACGCTCGACGACTGGCTGCGTTACGCATCGCCCGAAAGCCTTTCGCTTTATATGTTTCAATCGCCGCGCAAGGCGAAGCGTCTCTATTTCGATGTGATCCCGAGAGCGGTCGACGAGTATGCGGCGTTTCTGCGGACCTTCCACGAAACGCCCGACCGCCACGCCCGTCTCGACAATCCGGTTTGGCATATCCATGGCGATGAAGCGCCGTCTGAGGATCTGACGCTGAGCTTTGGTATCCTGCTCAACTTGGTCAGCGTCTGCAATACGGACGACCCTGCCGTGCTATGGGGTTTTGTCGGTCGGTATGTCGCCGGGGCGTCGCCCGAATCCCACCCGCTTCTCGACAGCCTCGTCACCTACGCTATTGCCTACTACCGCGATTTCGTGGCGCCATCCAAGGTCTTCCGGGCGGCGAGCGAGCGGGAGCGGGCCGCGCTCCAGGATCTCGTCGCCGAGCTCGTTGAACTGACACCCGATGCGGATGCCGAAGCCATTCAGAACCGGGTCTACGAAATCGGGAAGCGACACGAATATGAGAACCTGCGCGACTGGTTCGGTGTTCTCTACGAAGTCCTGTTTGGGCAAAAGCAGGGGCCGCGTATCGGATCCTTCGCCGCGCTCTACGGCATCGAGAACTTCATCGCGTTAGTACGCAACTCGTTGGAACCATCCGACTAG
- the folE gene encoding GTP cyclohydrolase I FolE, whose product MVDTPVKKPDGTAADSRPSREEAEAAVKTLLRYAGDDVTREGLLDTPARVVRSYDEFFAGYEDDAVEYLQRTFEETDGYDEMVVLRDIRVESHCEHHMLPIIGRAHVGYLPNNRVVGISKLARVVDAYAHRLQVQEKLTAQIATCIDSVLRPKGVAVVIDAAHQCMTMRGVHKPGVSMVTSHMIGAFRDDATTRREFLNIISSPSNQSG is encoded by the coding sequence GTGGTGGATACACCCGTAAAAAAACCGGACGGCACGGCGGCGGACTCGCGCCCATCCCGTGAAGAGGCAGAGGCGGCGGTCAAAACGCTTCTTCGCTATGCCGGCGACGACGTGACCCGCGAAGGGCTGCTGGACACGCCGGCACGCGTGGTGAGGTCCTACGACGAGTTCTTTGCCGGATATGAAGACGATGCGGTGGAATACCTGCAGCGCACCTTCGAAGAAACCGACGGCTACGATGAAATGGTGGTGCTGCGCGACATCCGAGTCGAATCGCACTGCGAACATCACATGCTCCCGATTATCGGCCGCGCTCACGTCGGCTACCTGCCGAACAACCGCGTGGTCGGAATCAGCAAACTGGCACGGGTCGTCGACGCCTACGCCCATCGATTGCAGGTACAAGAAAAATTGACAGCCCAAATCGCAACCTGCATCGACAGCGTGCTGCGCCCGAAGGGCGTCGCCGTCGTCATCGACGCGGCGCACCAGTGTATGACCATGCGGGGCGTCCATAAGCCGGGCGTCAGCATGGTGACCAGCCATATGATCGGCGCCTTTCGCGACGATGCGACGACCCGTCGCGAGTTCTTGAACATCATCAGCAGTCCGTCGAATCAATCGGGTTGA
- the metZ gene encoding O-succinylhomoserine sulfhydrylase, which yields MSNIGKKKDSRGWRRQTLAVRGGQARSNFGETSEALYLTSGYVYDAAEQAEARFKGEDQGFIYSRFSNPTVGMFEERIAAIEGMERAMATATGMAAVNASLMSQLKAGDHVVSARALFGSCRYIVDDILPRFGVETTLVDGGDLDQWRAAMRGNTVCGFLETPSNPMLDIVDLRAVADILHEGGAKLIVDNAFATPALQRPGEFGADIVVYSATKHIDGQGRCLGGVVLGSNSFVEDTLKPYLRHTGPALSPFNAWVMLKGLETLDLRLERHCASAAKVADFLETDRRVSRVIYPWLDSHPGSALARRQMNGGGGIVTFDIDGGKEGAFRFLNALRIVDISNNLGDAKSLITHPATTTHQRVSESEREVLGILPTTVRLSVGLEDIDDLLDDIRGALGAV from the coding sequence ATGAGCAACATCGGGAAGAAAAAAGACAGTCGCGGCTGGCGCCGGCAGACCCTCGCGGTACGGGGCGGTCAAGCACGATCGAATTTCGGCGAGACCAGCGAAGCCCTCTACTTGACCTCAGGCTACGTGTACGACGCTGCCGAGCAAGCCGAGGCCCGTTTCAAGGGCGAGGACCAGGGTTTCATTTACTCCCGATTCTCGAACCCGACAGTCGGGATGTTCGAGGAACGTATCGCAGCGATTGAGGGGATGGAACGCGCCATGGCGACCGCCACAGGGATGGCCGCCGTCAACGCATCGTTGATGTCCCAGTTGAAAGCGGGCGACCATGTCGTTTCCGCGCGCGCGCTGTTCGGATCGTGCCGCTATATCGTCGACGACATCCTGCCGCGGTTTGGCGTGGAGACGACCCTTGTCGACGGCGGCGATCTCGATCAGTGGCGCGCAGCAATGCGCGGCAATACCGTTTGCGGCTTCCTTGAAACGCCATCGAACCCCATGCTCGATATCGTCGACCTCCGCGCTGTTGCCGATATCCTCCATGAAGGCGGCGCCAAGCTTATCGTCGATAACGCCTTCGCAACACCGGCGCTCCAGCGTCCCGGCGAATTTGGTGCCGACATCGTCGTCTACTCGGCGACCAAACATATCGACGGTCAAGGCCGGTGCCTGGGCGGCGTCGTGCTGGGATCCAATAGTTTCGTCGAGGACACCCTCAAACCTTACCTCAGGCATACCGGACCGGCGCTCAGCCCCTTCAACGCATGGGTCATGCTGAAGGGACTCGAGACACTCGATCTTCGGCTCGAAAGGCATTGCGCATCGGCGGCGAAAGTCGCGGACTTTCTCGAGACCGACCGCCGAGTGTCGCGCGTGATTTACCCCTGGCTGGACAGTCATCCGGGCAGCGCCCTAGCGCGACGCCAGATGAACGGCGGCGGCGGTATCGTCACCTTCGACATCGACGGCGGGAAGGAAGGCGCGTTTCGTTTCTTGAACGCGTTGCGTATCGTTGACATCTCAAACAACCTGGGCGACGCAAAAAGCCTTATTACCCATCCGGCGACGACGACGCACCAGCGCGTCTCGGAAAGCGAACGTGAAGTCCTCGGAATCCTGCCGACAACGGTTAGGTTGTCCGTCGGGCTTGAGGACATCGACGATTTGTTGGACGATATTCGTGGTGCCCTTGGCGCCGTCTGA
- the apaG gene encoding Co2+/Mg2+ efflux protein ApaG, with protein sequence MYDRTTRGIRIEVQPFYLEDQSTPDQGHFVWAYRVKIENIGTERVQLLNRYWKITDAVGRIKEVRGPGVVGEQPRLDPGESFEYTSGTPLSTPSGIMVGTYEMTNDSGDTFPVEIPPFSLDSPHERSSLN encoded by the coding sequence ATGTACGACCGAACGACACGCGGGATCCGCATCGAGGTTCAACCGTTCTACCTTGAAGACCAGTCGACGCCCGACCAGGGGCATTTCGTATGGGCCTACCGCGTCAAAATCGAGAATATCGGCACGGAACGCGTTCAGTTATTGAACCGTTACTGGAAGATCACTGACGCCGTCGGTCGCATCAAAGAGGTGCGCGGGCCTGGGGTAGTGGGCGAACAACCCCGCCTCGACCCCGGCGAATCCTTCGAATATACAAGCGGCACCCCTCTTTCAACGCCGTCCGGGATCATGGTCGGCACTTACGAAATGACGAACGATAGCGGCGATACCTTTCCGGTCGAGATCCCGCCGTTCTCGCTCGATAGCCCGCACGAACGATCGTCACTGAACTGA
- a CDS encoding dienelactone hydrolase family protein: protein MDFLIDGEKDAPRTVVLAHGAGAPMDSPFMAAVAGGLADRGVRVVRFEFPYMAHRRARGGRKGPDRAPVLMETWREVIARLGRAERLVIGGKSMGGRIATMIADEQKVAGLVCFSYPFHPAGRPQSTRTEHLRSLETPTLILQGTRDPLGNREDVDGYELNSTIALHWLEDGDHDLKPRKASGRTHAQNLDAAVEAAARFVLGL from the coding sequence ATGGACTTCTTGATCGACGGCGAAAAGGACGCGCCGCGCACCGTTGTATTGGCCCACGGTGCGGGAGCGCCGATGGACTCGCCATTCATGGCGGCGGTCGCGGGCGGTTTGGCGGACAGGGGCGTACGGGTCGTTCGCTTCGAGTTCCCGTACATGGCGCACCGGCGCGCGCGCGGCGGGCGCAAAGGCCCGGACCGGGCGCCGGTGTTGATGGAGACATGGCGCGAGGTTATCGCGCGACTAGGTCGCGCCGAGAGGCTCGTTATTGGGGGCAAGAGCATGGGCGGGCGGATCGCCACCATGATTGCCGACGAGCAGAAGGTCGCGGGCCTTGTGTGTTTCAGTTATCCGTTTCATCCAGCTGGACGACCGCAATCCACGCGTACCGAGCATCTTCGGTCCCTCGAGACACCGACGCTCATCCTTCAAGGAACGCGCGATCCGCTCGGTAACCGCGAGGATGTCGACGGGTACGAGCTGAACTCCACCATTGCGTTGCATTGGCTAGAGGACGGCGATCACGATTTGAAACCCCGCAAGGCCTCGGGGCGCACCCATGCCCAGAACCTGGACGCGGCGGTCGAGGCGGCGGCTAGGTTTGTTCTCGGTCTTTAA
- a CDS encoding TrkH family potassium uptake protein, with translation MIEIRPIFYFLGVLLISLAAAMLVPAVVDAASGHPDWEAFLGAAGITLFFGVSCVLTTRGGWTTLSVRQSFVLTTLSWTIAAAFAALPFWLSEMSLDYSSAFFEAMSGITTTGSTVLTNLDGAPPGLLLWRAILQWLGGVGFIVLAISVLPLLQVGGNQLFRTEFSDPSGKATPRIATLAGGIGMVYVAATSLCFVAYWAAGMSGFDAIAHAMTTIATGGFSTYDASLAHFANPSIEWIATLFMIVGSLPFALLLVATQGDPLRLVRSSQVQWFAGFLVVGTLAIALWQIQINDVEISRAIRAAAFNVTSIITGTGYASEDFWQWGTFPGVAFLFFMFVGGCAGSTSCSVKIFRYQVLFLALRTQLEHLLRPHRVFVPHYNGKPLPDTVTDSVFAFFFLFLLLFALLAFGLSTLGLDFVTSVSSAATAITNVGPGLGKMVGPVGTFAEIPEAGKWMLSAGMLLGRLEVFTVIVLFTRKFWRT, from the coding sequence ATGATTGAAATACGGCCGATCTTCTATTTTCTGGGCGTGCTGCTTATCTCCCTGGCGGCCGCCATGCTCGTGCCGGCTGTCGTCGACGCGGCCAGCGGCCACCCCGACTGGGAAGCGTTTCTCGGCGCCGCCGGTATCACCCTCTTCTTCGGCGTCAGTTGCGTCCTCACCACCCGTGGCGGCTGGACGACGCTCTCGGTCCGTCAAAGCTTCGTCTTGACGACACTAAGCTGGACGATCGCTGCGGCCTTTGCCGCTCTACCTTTCTGGCTTTCCGAGATGTCTCTCGACTACTCCTCGGCCTTTTTCGAGGCGATGTCGGGAATTACGACAACCGGTTCGACGGTGCTGACCAATCTCGACGGCGCGCCGCCGGGCCTCCTCCTCTGGCGCGCGATCCTCCAGTGGCTTGGCGGTGTCGGGTTTATCGTTCTCGCGATCTCGGTCCTCCCGCTGCTTCAAGTCGGCGGAAACCAACTTTTCAGAACGGAGTTCAGCGACCCCTCAGGGAAGGCGACGCCGCGGATCGCGACCCTCGCGGGCGGCATTGGTATGGTCTACGTGGCCGCGACGAGTCTGTGTTTCGTCGCCTACTGGGCCGCCGGCATGTCAGGCTTCGATGCCATCGCCCACGCGATGACGACGATCGCCACCGGCGGCTTTTCCACTTACGATGCGTCGCTCGCCCATTTCGCCAACCCGTCGATCGAGTGGATTGCCACACTCTTTATGATCGTCGGCAGCCTACCGTTCGCGCTCCTTCTAGTGGCGACTCAGGGAGACCCGCTGAGATTGGTGCGCAGCAGCCAGGTGCAGTGGTTCGCCGGCTTCTTGGTGGTCGGCACCCTTGCGATCGCGCTGTGGCAAATCCAGATCAACGACGTGGAGATCAGTCGGGCCATTCGCGCCGCAGCGTTCAACGTTACATCGATCATCACCGGCACCGGTTATGCGAGCGAAGATTTCTGGCAATGGGGCACGTTCCCCGGCGTCGCCTTCCTTTTCTTCATGTTTGTCGGCGGTTGCGCAGGCTCGACCTCCTGCAGCGTGAAGATATTCCGCTATCAGGTGCTGTTTCTCGCGTTACGGACGCAATTGGAACACCTGCTGCGCCCGCATCGGGTATTTGTCCCGCATTACAACGGCAAGCCGTTGCCCGACACGGTGACCGATTCGGTCTTCGCGTTCTTCTTCCTGTTCCTTTTGCTATTTGCCTTGCTGGCCTTCGGGCTATCTACTCTGGGCCTGGATTTCGTGACGAGCGTTTCGAGCGCGGCGACCGCAATTACCAACGTCGGCCCCGGTCTTGGAAAAATGGTCGGCCCCGTCGGCACGTTCGCCGAAATCCCCGAAGCCGGAAAATGGATGTTATCGGCCGGCATGCTGCTCGGCCGCCTCGAAGTGTTTACCGTGATTGTCCTGTTCACCCGAAAGTTCTGGCGCACCTAG
- the argE gene encoding acetylornithine deacetylase yields MEHYTPLEMTKKLVSFDTTSRESNLDLIEFAAAYLKGLGIAAKLIHNAEGTKANLYATIGPADVPGVVLSGHTDVVPVDGQDWTTPPFEPLESGGRLFGRGTSDMKSFIATALSLAPEMAKADLKMPVHFAFSYDEEVGCLGVHGIVSHIGDISPLPRAVIVGEPTDMKVVNAHKGVFAFRTTVRGLEAHSSATHIGVNAVMFAAELVSHLSKMAMEQRESDRTNDRFDPPYTTVHVGTIRGGTALNIIPKECSFVWEYRLLPGEDEQEIFRQFDDFATQVVLPRMQVVAPQASIVTERTGRVAPLVPQADSPAETLAMMLSGRNQTDVVSYGTEGGIFQEAGIPTVVCGPGNILQAHRPDEYIAIEQIDACEQFLRKLIDIASVQRI; encoded by the coding sequence ATGGAACACTACACGCCGTTGGAAATGACGAAGAAACTCGTCTCTTTCGATACGACGAGCCGCGAATCGAATCTCGACCTCATTGAGTTCGCGGCAGCGTATTTGAAGGGCCTAGGCATTGCCGCAAAACTCATTCACAACGCGGAAGGTACCAAGGCCAACCTCTATGCGACGATCGGCCCGGCGGACGTGCCCGGTGTCGTCCTATCCGGTCACACCGATGTCGTCCCGGTCGACGGCCAAGACTGGACCACGCCACCCTTCGAGCCCCTTGAGTCCGGTGGCCGGTTGTTCGGTCGCGGCACGAGCGACATGAAAAGCTTTATCGCCACCGCTCTATCCCTGGCGCCGGAAATGGCCAAAGCCGATCTGAAAATGCCGGTTCATTTTGCGTTTTCGTATGACGAAGAGGTCGGCTGCCTCGGTGTCCACGGAATCGTCAGTCATATCGGAGACATTTCGCCGCTGCCCCGCGCCGTGATCGTAGGCGAGCCGACAGACATGAAAGTGGTCAACGCGCACAAAGGCGTGTTCGCCTTTCGCACAACCGTGCGCGGTCTAGAAGCCCATTCCAGCGCGACCCATATCGGCGTGAACGCCGTGATGTTCGCCGCCGAGTTGGTTTCCCACCTGTCCAAAATGGCGATGGAGCAACGCGAGAGCGATCGAACGAACGATCGTTTCGACCCGCCCTACACGACCGTTCACGTCGGAACCATCCGTGGCGGCACGGCCCTGAACATCATTCCCAAGGAGTGCTCGTTCGTTTGGGAGTACCGCCTTCTTCCCGGCGAGGATGAGCAGGAGATCTTTCGGCAATTCGACGACTTTGCCACCCAGGTCGTCTTGCCCCGCATGCAAGTGGTCGCGCCCCAAGCTTCGATCGTGACCGAACGTACCGGTCGCGTCGCACCGCTGGTCCCCCAAGCTGACTCGCCTGCAGAAACGCTCGCCATGATGCTCTCGGGGAGAAACCAGACCGATGTCGTCAGTTACGGCACCGAAGGGGGGATTTTCCAAGAGGCCGGCATTCCGACGGTCGTCTGCGGCCCGGGCAATATCCTTCAGGCGCACCGGCCCGACGAATATATTGCGATTGAACAAATCGACGCTTGCGAGCAGTTTTTACGCAAACTCATCGACATCGCTTCGGTTCAGAGAATATAG